DNA sequence from the Desulfocurvus vexinensis DSM 17965 genome:
TGAGCCTGCCTTCCAGCTCCAGCCCTTTGTACTTGTCCAGCGTGAGCAATTCCTGAACCACCGCCAGACCGTTCCCGCCGTTGTCCACGCCGATGCCAGCCGGGGTGTAGTAACGCTCCAGCAGCGCGATGATCTGGGCGATGTGCGGATAGGAAACGTGTTCAAGATGCACGCGCAGGATCATCTTCAGCAGCGTCCGCTCGCCGATCTCCATCTCCTGAAATACGACGATCTCGGTGGGGTCGTTGGTGTAGCCCAGGTCGCCGCCGACCCAGAACTGCCCGCTGCGGGGAGTGAGGTTGAGCAGCATCTCCAGCCGGTCGTGGGCCGCTTCCTCGGTGTCGCAATCGCGTAGCTCGGAATCGGTGATGACGATCTTCTGATACTCCAGCAGATCCTGCCGACAGAGGTTGAACTGCTCGACATTGAAGGCCCCGTAGGAGGGCTTGCCGTGTTCACCGGCCACCTCGTGCTGCCAGCCGGAGCTGTCACGGCCGCCGTAGAACTCCAGCAGTTCGGCCTCGCGATCCTCGGTCCACAGGGGATTGAGCCAGGACGGCCAGCGGAACACATGGAACTGATCCGACGAGGTGAGCCGGTAATAGGTGGTGTCGCGCAGGCCGTTGGGCGTGGAGTAGATGCGCAGGGTTCCCCCGGCCTTGAGGCACTGGCGCAGCGCCTTCCAGGCCCGTTCGGTCAGCCAGGCTCCTTCATCGACCCAGACGCGGCCGACATGCAAGGACCGGAAGGCGTCGCCATAGGCCCCGGCCGGGCGGAAATAGAGAACCGAACCGTTGGTGAACTCCAGCCTGAAGTAGGGTTTGCGGTGGATCTTGGGCTTGCCGTACTTGGTCAGGGCAATGCTGTTCATCAGATCCGGGTTGGTGTCGAGCTGGAACTCGATCTCCTCGATGATGGTATCGAGGTGCCCCTGGTGCGGAGCCGCGACGAGGCCCTGGCCGCCTCGGGTGGTGAAGGCGTAATGGAGCGCGTCGGTCGAGAGAACGATGGACTTGCCCACGTCCCGGCCGTCGAGGTGGATGATGTTCTTGGCCGGGCAGCGCAGGTCCTCCACCTGATGCGGCCAATAGTCGCGGCCTGAGCCATCCCGGTTGTAGAGGTAGGCTTGCCCCCACAACACGGGATCGCTCAGGGTCGCCGCAAGTTTGCGCTCCTTGTCGGTTACCGCCATCAGTGCATTCCCGTCCTCAAGGCGCTGCCGAGGATGGTGCCCACCAGTTCCGTCAGGATCTGCTGCACAGCCAGAGTGTTCTTCCGGTCGTGGACAGCCTCCTGAATGTCGATGATGGCCTGGTCCAACTCCGCCCAGGCCCGGTACTGCTGCTGGGCCGCTTCCAGACGGCCGAGGGCGTTCTCGATCCGTCCCGCCGCCAGTTCGGTGCCGATTTCAACCAGGGCCTCACCGGCCTGGCGAACGACATCGCTGTTTTCCTGAAGGATCTCTTTCATTGGCCTGCCTCCCGGTTCGAGCCGTTGGCCCACTGGTCAAGGGCGTCCACGGCGGTCTGCAGGCGCAGACCGACTCCGGTCAGGCGCTCGGCGTCCGGGTGGCCGACCTCGCGCAGCGCCTTGTTGGCCTCGGTCACGTACTCGGGC
Encoded proteins:
- a CDS encoding terminase large subunit domain-containing protein, whose amino-acid sequence is MAVTDKERKLAATLSDPVLWGQAYLYNRDGSGRDYWPHQVEDLRCPAKNIIHLDGRDVGKSIVLSTDALHYAFTTRGGQGLVAAPHQGHLDTIIEEIEFQLDTNPDLMNSIALTKYGKPKIHRKPYFRLEFTNGSVLYFRPAGAYGDAFRSLHVGRVWVDEGAWLTERAWKALRQCLKAGGTLRIYSTPNGLRDTTYYRLTSSDQFHVFRWPSWLNPLWTEDREAELLEFYGGRDSSGWQHEVAGEHGKPSYGAFNVEQFNLCRQDLLEYQKIVITDSELRDCDTEEAAHDRLEMLLNLTPRSGQFWVGGDLGYTNDPTEIVVFQEMEIGERTLLKMILRVHLEHVSYPHIAQIIALLERYYTPAGIGVDNGGNGLAVVQELLTLDKYKGLELEGRLKGYDFGGMTRLAVRDGKEIKKRTKELMTSLINGALQRKQVIFPSDDLEVEDQFTTHTYTLRDGKIIYSKGNDHIIDAVRCAMLIREEGNLDPVGEEVVSLKPVLTNPVFI